The following are from one region of the Staphylococcus schleiferi genome:
- a CDS encoding YaiI/YqxD family protein, whose translation MRILIDGDACPVVDSIIRLTSETGIFVYLFRTYDHFSVQSFPEHVEVKYVDGGRDAVDFMILQYAQPGDIVVTQDYGLASLLLNKVKYVLHHTGHLYTAQNIERLLTQRYYHQQERRKSKRYPKGPKAFNQDQRLSFESQLLKLIETQQ comes from the coding sequence ATGCGTATATTGATAGATGGTGATGCTTGTCCAGTCGTAGATTCGATTATTCGTTTGACGTCTGAGACAGGCATCTTTGTATATCTCTTTCGCACATACGACCATTTTTCTGTTCAATCATTTCCCGAACACGTTGAAGTGAAATATGTCGATGGAGGTCGAGATGCCGTTGACTTTATGATTCTTCAATATGCTCAACCCGGCGATATTGTTGTCACACAAGACTATGGTTTAGCGAGCTTACTTTTAAATAAAGTCAAATATGTTTTGCATCATACAGGACATTTATATACGGCTCAAAATATAGAACGTTTGCTCACACAACGTTATTATCATCAACAAGAACGTCGAAAATCAAAACGTTATCCCAAAGGGCCAAAAGCTTTTAATCAAGATCAACGTTTATCTTTTGAATCACAATTGTTAAAATTAATTGAGACACAACAGTAA
- the cydC gene encoding thiol reductant ABC exporter subunit CydC has translation MNQYNQKLNRTINIKWNKDILMAIFIGVVGSAVALGMFFLSGYMITQSALGAPLFALMGLIVTVKLFGFTRAITRYYERLRSHRATFTMLRDVRVQLYRALIPIVPDVFRKFRSSDLLGRMVTQVESLQNVYLRVYYPPIVIGITTLLTAGVLFYFSWTHAVLILFTMVLTLLVLPWLQAQQAKQVQTTVNQSQQQFMHEYHDRILGHNELRRFNSSEKYETKLSKSETHFNLAEHHSQLGHLKYAYVRNIISMVALLVSIILIIVMVEKQYVDVVYATSIILMILTLLEQAVPMSQVAYYKSETELAQQSLSEVMREQGSEKGHQNLNIADIENGEPMFNLTDVSLRYEHQQRPILSHLNLTIHQGEYVAIVGESGAGKSTLLYLLMGLYETTEGQITINQMPIGQLDTSHFHAQINTLLQQPHFFDGTVYDNLLTQASETECRKVLDQLQLAHIPLERPITMTKTALSGGEFQRLAIARMLLRRQPVWIVDEPTTALDIENSKLVMQQLHQQAQTLIVATHDMEYLKGFDRVIVMQEGKVVGDMSPESFLTQYVHHPIEL, from the coding sequence ATGAATCAATACAATCAAAAATTAAACCGAACCATTAATATTAAATGGAACAAAGATATATTAATGGCCATCTTTATAGGTGTTGTAGGGAGTGCGGTTGCTTTAGGCATGTTTTTCTTAAGTGGCTATATGATTACACAAAGTGCGCTAGGTGCGCCTCTCTTTGCATTAATGGGACTCATTGTTACAGTGAAATTATTCGGTTTTACTCGTGCAATTACACGTTATTATGAGAGACTACGTTCTCATCGGGCCACATTTACGATGTTGCGAGATGTACGTGTACAACTCTACCGCGCTTTAATTCCAATCGTACCGGATGTATTTCGTAAATTTCGTTCAAGTGACTTATTAGGTCGTATGGTGACACAAGTGGAATCTTTGCAAAATGTGTATTTACGTGTCTATTATCCGCCTATTGTGATAGGAATAACGACTTTATTAACAGCGGGGGTCCTATTTTATTTTTCATGGACACATGCGGTATTAATCCTATTCACGATGGTGTTAACGCTGTTGGTTTTGCCTTGGCTGCAAGCACAACAAGCTAAGCAAGTTCAGACGACTGTTAATCAATCTCAACAACAATTTATGCATGAGTATCATGACAGAATTTTAGGACATAATGAACTGCGACGCTTCAATAGTTCTGAAAAATATGAGACTAAGCTTTCCAAAAGCGAAACCCACTTTAATTTAGCAGAACATCATTCACAACTCGGACATTTAAAGTATGCGTATGTGAGAAATATTATAAGTATGGTTGCACTCTTGGTCAGTATCATCCTAATTATTGTGATGGTCGAAAAGCAATATGTGGACGTTGTTTATGCGACAAGTATTATTTTAATGATTCTGACATTACTTGAACAAGCAGTGCCAATGAGTCAAGTGGCTTATTATAAGAGTGAGACAGAACTTGCGCAACAAAGTTTATCAGAAGTGATGCGCGAACAAGGTAGTGAAAAGGGGCACCAAAATTTAAATATTGCAGACATTGAGAACGGCGAACCAATGTTCAATTTGACAGATGTGTCACTACGTTATGAACATCAACAAAGACCCATTTTATCTCATTTGAACTTAACGATTCATCAAGGTGAGTATGTGGCGATTGTTGGAGAATCAGGTGCAGGAAAATCAACGCTATTATATCTTTTGATGGGCTTGTACGAGACAACAGAAGGTCAAATAACGATCAATCAGATGCCTATAGGCCAACTCGATACGTCGCATTTTCATGCGCAAATCAATACCTTGTTACAACAACCGCACTTTTTCGATGGTACAGTGTATGATAATTTATTGACCCAAGCGTCAGAGACAGAATGTCGTAAAGTGTTAGATCAATTGCAGTTAGCGCATATTCCATTAGAACGACCGATTACGATGACGAAAACGGCGCTTTCTGGTGGAGAATTTCAACGATTAGCTATTGCACGTATGCTGCTTCGTCGACAACCAGTTTGGATCGTTGATGAGCCAACCACTGCGTTAGATATCGAAAATTCAAAATTGGTCATGCAACAGCTTCATCAACAAGCGCAAACGTTGATTGTCGCGACACATGATATGGAATATTTAAAAGGTTTTGATCGTGTGATTGTTATGCAAGAAGGAAAAGTGGTAGGAGATATGTCCCCAGAATCATTTTTGACGCAATATGTTCATCACCCCATTGAACTATAA
- a CDS encoding ABC transporter ATP-binding protein/permease, which produces MKQLHSWAKKFYLYPLLMAVVCLALAITVVTQNITIGVILDRLLTNKSTHWLPIVTLLAVALLMRASLDYLNSWLGEKLAHRVRATIRHRLLKQVNQQAVGERLTMATETLSDMLPFYRNYLPQVFKSTFIPFVIIVVMFKIHIPAALIMLVTAPFIPVFYIVFGLKTRDDAKDQMTFLNHFSQRFLNLTKGLVTLKLFNRSEQAVETVSQESTQFRDKTMVILRSAFLSGLMLEFISMLGIGLVALEVGLSLIVFKSIHFYTAAIALIMAPEFYNAIKDLGQAFHTGKESEGASDIIHEALDNKLPRQKLPVIDTTQTSLIQVRELSFRYEGMANEVLSDIQFDINKGDKIALVGPSGAGKSTLIQILLGELAPQKGYVSYQNAHLKIGYLSQNPYIFNATIAENVSVFNTVPREKIMTVLQAVNLWDKINALHDGIDTLIGEGGEMMSGGEMRRIELARLLLMQPDFVVLDEPVAGLDRATEQLIQQTLDAYFNETTRLTIAHRQQTIAHANRRIYLQDGKVRSDDTQIQIDFKADQQDGDV; this is translated from the coding sequence ATGAAACAATTGCATTCATGGGCAAAGAAATTTTACTTATATCCATTATTAATGGCGGTTGTCTGCTTAGCTTTAGCAATCACAGTCGTGACACAAAATATTACGATCGGTGTGATATTAGACCGTCTACTTACAAATAAATCCACCCACTGGTTACCGATAGTGACACTTTTAGCAGTGGCACTTTTAATGAGAGCAAGCTTAGATTATTTGAATTCGTGGTTAGGTGAAAAACTTGCGCATCGTGTTCGGGCGACGATTCGACACCGTTTATTGAAACAAGTGAATCAACAAGCCGTTGGTGAAAGATTAACAATGGCTACTGAGACACTATCCGATATGCTACCGTTCTATCGAAATTATCTACCTCAAGTTTTTAAATCTACGTTTATTCCATTTGTCATTATTGTTGTCATGTTTAAAATCCATATTCCTGCAGCACTGATTATGTTAGTGACTGCACCTTTTATTCCAGTCTTTTACATTGTGTTTGGATTGAAAACACGAGATGACGCCAAAGACCAAATGACTTTTTTAAACCATTTCAGTCAACGTTTTCTCAACTTGACTAAAGGATTAGTCACTTTAAAATTATTTAATCGTTCAGAACAAGCGGTGGAGACTGTTTCACAAGAGAGTACACAATTCCGTGACAAGACGATGGTCATTTTAAGAAGTGCTTTTCTTTCAGGATTGATGCTTGAATTTATCAGTATGCTAGGCATTGGACTGGTCGCTTTAGAAGTAGGGTTAAGTTTGATTGTCTTTAAATCTATTCATTTCTACACAGCAGCTATTGCGTTAATTATGGCACCTGAATTTTATAATGCGATTAAAGATTTGGGACAAGCATTTCATACCGGAAAAGAGAGTGAAGGCGCAAGTGATATTATTCATGAGGCGCTCGATAATAAATTGCCGAGACAAAAGTTACCTGTGATAGATACCACACAGACCTCTCTCATCCAAGTTCGAGAGCTGTCATTTCGTTATGAAGGTATGGCGAATGAGGTTCTGAGTGATATTCAATTTGATATTAATAAAGGGGACAAAATTGCGCTTGTAGGCCCTAGTGGTGCTGGAAAATCAACATTGATTCAAATCTTACTTGGAGAATTGGCGCCACAAAAAGGATATGTTTCCTATCAAAACGCCCACCTTAAGATCGGTTATTTATCGCAAAATCCATATATTTTTAATGCAACGATTGCTGAAAACGTAAGTGTATTTAACACAGTTCCGCGTGAAAAAATAATGACTGTTCTGCAAGCGGTCAACTTGTGGGATAAAATCAATGCTTTACATGACGGCATTGATACCCTGATTGGAGAGGGTGGTGAGATGATGTCAGGAGGAGAAATGCGTCGAATAGAATTGGCACGTCTTTTGTTAATGCAGCCAGACTTTGTTGTTTTAGATGAGCCTGTTGCTGGATTAGACCGCGCAACTGAACAGTTGATTCAACAAACGTTGGATGCCTATTTTAATGAGACGACGCGTTTGACGATTGCACACAGACAACAAACGATAGCACATGCGAACCGTCGAATTTATTTACAAGACGGAAAGGTACGCTCTGATGATACCCAAATTCAAATTGATTTCAAAGCGGATCAACAGGATGGTGATGTTTAA
- a CDS encoding undecaprenyl-diphosphate phosphatase: MLFFELIKAIILGIVEGLTEFAPVSSTGHMILVDDMWLKSTEFLGSQSAFTFKVVIQLGSIFAAAWVFRHKYFEMLHIGKYAPERQEGRRSKPRRLKLSHIIVGMIPAGILGLLFDDLIEKYLFSVPTVLIGLFLGAIYMILADKYSRNVRNPKTVDEINYFQAFVIGLSQAIAMWPGFSRSGSTISTGVLMKLDHKSASDFTFMMAVPIMLAASGLSIVKHYNYIQFAHIPFYILGFLAAFIFGFISIKLFLKLIQNVKLLPFAIYRIVLVVVIAVVYYGIL, from the coding sequence ATGTTATTTTTTGAATTGATCAAAGCAATCATTCTCGGTATTGTGGAAGGTCTCACAGAGTTTGCACCTGTTTCTTCCACTGGGCATATGATTCTCGTCGATGATATGTGGCTCAAGTCGACTGAATTTTTAGGCTCACAATCTGCTTTTACATTTAAGGTTGTCATACAGCTAGGTTCCATTTTTGCTGCAGCATGGGTATTCCGACATAAATATTTCGAAATGTTACATATTGGTAAGTATGCACCTGAACGTCAAGAAGGTCGACGTTCTAAGCCACGACGTTTGAAATTATCACATATTATTGTCGGTATGATTCCTGCTGGTATACTAGGACTTTTATTTGATGATTTAATTGAAAAGTATTTATTCAGTGTACCAACTGTTCTCATTGGCCTTTTCCTTGGCGCAATTTATATGATTTTAGCTGATAAGTATAGTCGCAACGTTCGAAATCCAAAAACTGTTGATGAGATTAACTATTTCCAAGCTTTTGTTATCGGACTTTCTCAAGCTATTGCGATGTGGCCGGGTTTCTCTCGTTCAGGATCAACAATTTCTACAGGGGTCTTGATGAAGTTAGACCACAAATCAGCCTCAGATTTCACTTTTATGATGGCTGTGCCTATTATGCTTGCGGCAAGTGGTTTATCCATCGTAAAGCATTATAATTATATTCAATTTGCGCATATCCCGTTTTACATTTTAGGCTTTTTAGCTGCATTTATCTTTGGTTTTATTTCAATTAAACTTTTCTTAAAATTGATTCAAAACGTGAAGTTACTACCTTTCGCTATTTATCGAATTGTGCTCGTCGTCGTTATCGCAGTCGTTTACTACGGTATCTTATAA